The Sesamum indicum cultivar Zhongzhi No. 13 linkage group LG9, S_indicum_v1.0, whole genome shotgun sequence genome segment TTCAAATATCATTTTTGGACAAAAGCCCCCCTTCACAAGACCCAACCTCTCTGTCTATTCATTATCCCTTCTTCCATATCCACCATTCTGCATTACAACATTGGATCAATAATACCTACCAACATTTTCCCTACCAATGATTGTTGAAATACGGTACCATGCCTAATCACCCTCCACATAGAAAAACAATATTATCAAAAGCTCATTCACTCCACCTGCAGTCAagtttaccaaaaaaaagtaaagggaAAATTGTTGAAGTCTAGAACCTAACGAATGTTGTATCTTAAGAAGCaggaatttaatataaatgtaattcttTACTTCACGGAGCCAGAATCAAGATCAGTTGAGTTCATTTTCCTACTAAAAACATACTACTCTCTGTCCCTGCGAAGATTCAATTCTACACCACTATGGTCACCTTAAATCTCAATCAAGAACAAGATGCAGACAAGAGTTACCTTCAATATTCATGTCACTCCAATTGGCACCCCATCTGCTTCACAAAACTGGAACCAAGTCCTGAATGCGAATTCAATAGTACCTAACGGAACTCTCACCTCAATCCATAGGGAGTGAAGTGATCATAACTTTGAATATTTTCTCCATCTCTagttaaatgttattttactcaaaatctaatttaacaTGAACACAACCACAAAAAATTCTCCTGATTAACCTATTCCTTATTTTCTTAGATTTTGCGACTCTAATCCTTATTCAAAGTCTCAATAGTCTCtgcaagaatcaagaaatctTTTCGGGAATCACCAATCAAAGACATCTGGTATTAGAAAAACTACTTGCAGTCTtacagaaaaggaaaatatagGCCAAAACTAACTTCTACACCATAAAAAAGTAAGCTCAAAAACTACAATGTATtgacagaaaagaaaagaggagaaagagaaGCTCAGAACAGGCAAAATAGTGTAGCACTTAAACCTACATAAGGCTAAAACAGGAAGCTTCAGTCAAGTAAGTGAAatcaaaataccaaattaGTGAAGACTTCAAACATGGCCAGGTTGCCAATAGGCAATATATGAAGTCTTTTccaataaaacaacaaattgcCAGCAAAGAAATGGGGCTATGGCCTTTGCCAGCATTAGGTCCAAACTTTTGCATCTTACCAAGTGCCAACAGCAGACCCTTTTAGGTCTTTCATTGCTATGCTCTTGGAGACTAATATAAACAAAGCATGGACTTTATCCAATTAAGATAACAAAAtctaacatataatattatgtaatagtTAATCAGAACTAAATATCTGGCAAAAAGTGAATAGTAAATTTCTGCAAGTGCTAATTATTATTCCTTGTCTCATTTAaccaacaaaagaaagaaaaaaggacaTTTCTATAACAAATGTGAGAAATGAAGGAGGTCCCCAATATCtgcaagaaaacataaaaatagaatGCGCGGCATGAAAGTTAAGATGCAGCCCCTAACATTAGCAAATGTTGAGAAGTCAAAGATTAAACAAATATCAAGGTCTAACTGCCAGCACAAATGCTCTATGAATACATGGCTATCTTAGCTTGGTGTCAAACTTACCCCATCGCCAACAGCAAATAAGCTAACAACTCGAGGATTCTGCAAGCGGCGTCCTACAAGAAGTGCATAAGCATCAAGAATTGCTAATACAAGGCTCCACAGGCTCTGCAAACCAGCAGCAGCAACGAGGTAGCTaaaaggggaaaagaaaaaagaggagtGATGTCAGTATCAGGATATACGATATCAGGAAAAACACTGTACTTTGTTTTATTAGTGAAGGAGCATGCTCATCAAGTcttcaacaaaagaaaatgctcATAATAGTCTATTCTGATATTCTTCAACTCTATCCACATGACAAAAGTTGAAATTCAGAACCTTCTATTCACCTGGTGAAAGTTGAGGAGGTAGTGACCATACCTTTCTGTTGAATCTATCTATAACTTGTGATAGTTCAATTGTATTACTAAGTAGACGGGGTCAAGTATCAGGTAGAGAAAAGCAAAGGGTATGAAAAAAGGCTCACTTCTCAGAGATAAACCCAAAGTTTAGCATCCACCCAGTTTGCATGCTCTCAACAACGtagaaagaaattagaaaaatatcccaaaaaacaggaggggaaaaaaaacagAATATCTCGTTATCCATTAAGCTATTTACAAGgtaggaatttttttattgcgaGCAGATTTCTGTAGCCTCAGTTAGGTCTGTATACCAATTACCAAAATACATGAAATCACTGCACACAGATGAAACTCACATAGCAATCTAGCCAATTCTTGAAGGACTTATAGGAGTACAGACACCAAACTGTGTTTTCCTTTGCTCTATCTTGACTAGTCGGAACATGCCTCTGGCGTTTTCAGATTGGTGACGGAGTAGGTACCATGAAGCAGCACATCTAATCAATGCAAATATCATTACCAGAACTCAGTTTGCCCCGAGCAAACCAGCAACTTCACAAGGCCACAAAAAATGAGTGCTTTTTTAAGATCAATGCACTACATAATTCAATCGTTGTGCAATTCAATGAGCTTTATGAACCACACTAAACAGTAACAAACATCATAACTCCAAGATGAAAATCCAATATGCTGATACACTCAGAGTAATGAGAAGAAACGGAGAACTCCACAAAATCCTCATGATCGTGCTTCAAGTCGGTCTTCCAACCAAGTTAGTTCGTTTCAACATTCTTTTGCCATTATAAACTAAAAGGAAAAGACTGAAATACTAATAATGAAGATAGAGTCAAGTGAACTTCAGCAATTTATCGTggtatttacaaattatttccACTGCCCTATGCAACCAATAGGAACTGGATTGACAACTCTATTTGTCCGATTCGTCATCCTCAAATAACCACAGgtaaaaactaataataacaCTATcaaaaatacaagaatttaATTGCACCAAAACCTCAGTCAACCATGATTGGagttaattaaacaataaattgattGGAGTAAGAGATGATTGGTACCAGAAGGCGGTAACCGATGGGAAGTCACTGGTGGTTGCCATGACGGAGAGCGCCACAATCGCGAATAAAAACTGAGACACGCGCAACACCAGACCGCCGACTGTCCCCGGCATACCTTGGAGATCCTTCATCCTCACGCGCGGCAGCGGCACGTTCGGCGCGCCATCCGTCTGCAGCGGCGGCGCCTCCACAGGGTGCACCGCTCCCTGGCTCACATTCATCTCTCGTGAATAAATTGCGCTGCCCGCACTGTGGATTCCCCAACTTGCACGAATATCAACAGCGATAGACGAGTATATACGCGAGTCTGTGGTGGATTCAGCGAAGACGTCCTCGCTTCGATCTGCCCCAGCGGCGATGAGTCGTCGTCTGAACTAAAGGCGGAGAGGAGAATCGGCGTTGGTTTGTGTGTGTTCAGAGGGCAGAGTAAGACCGGTGAAGCATTTTCAAGTCCGGTGGGCCAGTGCAGTTGAGTTGGGGCCACTTAGGTAGACCGTCGACCCGGAAATTGTTTGTTAGAGAACTACACCTCTAACTTTCCACTTTCCACTTTTGTTTTTAGTTTCTGCATGCTACATACATTTCTTACATTCCAACATATCTTACATTCGTCAATGATGGttaagattaaaattgaaattttataaataaattatcagaTTTTGTGTTCGAGTCTTATTAAATAtgtcagtattttttttaatttatataagtatttgtcccaatttatttatcattattaagagataattatagttcattttcatgagatatgatgtaattacacattcACCCCCTGTGATTTaggaaattatatctagcaccactgaagtttgcttccatctaataaataaattcctctattagtgaaaattcactaaatttactgatattaacaaaaatatcttaatgaaaatttatatttatcctcaattgacctattactaacttattgcataccaaacaattttttccgactaaactacccttataacggtgaaaaaaTACCTTCAGATATTCATTAACCGTGAAAACATgtgaggataatttgatcataaaaatatttatttaacatgtaAAATCAGCAAGTTcgataaaatttgattaaggaatggacttatttgttagatgaaattttactaagggataatttatatattaattaaatattttaatattttaattagtaaaaggtgcaaatttatgtaaagattcaataaaaaaggttaatataataatttacatttaaattaaaaattagtataaataataaaaaaatatatggggtGATATTactcattttcataaatattactctGACACTCCTTataccttttaataattatagaaacacCCCTAATGGCATCTCtgtctttaaaaaataattttaaaggttGCCCTAGTCAACAAGGGTACTTTTGGATTTTAAAGACTGTTAGAGgtggtttttataatttttaaaaaatatatggataGTTTGTTTAAAAAGACAATAGGTGAGGGCcgtaaatgtaataatttctaaatattattccataaccaaaaataaatacatatataccaTATATTACTTTTGGGCTAAACTTAAAggttgtatatttttatattttttatttcttaaaatccaaagtttatttaaaaacagtgtctatttcaaaataataatttggtaCAGTTAGCTTGTGCATTAGCTATATATAATCTACACATTTAAGGAATGATTCTAATAAAAGGGTActagaaattatatatgtatatatttcaattatatgttatataaactgggaaatatttatactttttaatcgTTTTCTTCAATCATACAATCAGTAAAGTTTCGTTGGACATTAATACTAAAAATCATCCCATAAAAACATCACATCCCCgaaacaaaatttcaaatcaatttaataataccactacacataatatatttactatatttgttttcattttcaagttatctcTAAAAGgagtcaaaacatactcaatgtttgtcatcattcaGAAACATCTTATATAggtattttaaattgttttagcataaatacatacatatacataaatatatataaaaaagacatgatttgacaatgaatagtaattttggtacccaaaaacacaacattaaacatacaatacttattttaaattatattaaaaaacaaatccaaacattcatattatctctaacacacacttatttatctttgtttttctctctctatcttcacaaaatacaataaaacacTTAGAAAACGAATTCAAACATTATAATTGTTTTCCCTCACATAGTTTACTATCACAATTATTGTGATGTTATCCAAATTAATGGTTGTTTCCTTAAGTATACATACATGCATATGCATACAtattaatgatttttattaagtgattcaaacataaatcacaTGGTGGTTCTAGTTAATGTTTTTctctagaaaaaaataaataaaacacaaatttgatatgaaaataTGGACAAATTACATTATCTTAAAATGGCGATCATGTTTTTATAATCCATAACGTAAAATTTGGATTTGCAGTAATATGATACAAAAAAggttaataatttttgggaccttttttttttctttttggagattttgggatatttattatagaaattttcaaaattctaacATGTAAAATGCAAGCGAGAGTATagtcctattttttttaaatatatgaaataaataaatgagaaatatatattgatactTCAAGTATccttttttaagtttaaaagAAATGTTCAGTTCCATTAACAAGAGTCCAGGCTCGATTGAGGTAAAATCAACAGGCTATAATGCACGAACCTAAAGAGCCTAAGTCCATCTTCTGACTTCAACCCAACTAAGTTGCTGGCGAAAAATATCAATTCAGCTGGAACATTGGCAAGGGATAAACTTGCGGGTTAGAATGTTTATTGTTGCTATCAATCAATTATGTTCACTATTCTACATGcagtaataaataattcagttcatttacataaaaaaaataataattggggatttgaaaattttataatattaaaatagatagtaaatatatatgaaaagatGGTCAAGAGGGTGAAGTGCATTTTACCCTAGAAATATATTCACTTAAGttggtattattattattttttaccataagtacaaaatttggcgaaatgatgaaaaatagataataatacataatgctaattttatttattttttccatatcTCTGTATCGCTATCATCATGTCTTCATATCTAACTTTGCTCTCTTTATCGTCAATATTATTCACTTTAAAGTAGTGCAGCATTGGTGAAGTGACCATGAGTGTTTTACCTAAATTTTGGTCGAGAtgtgattttaatatatataaaaaaatcacattatagtaaaaaatttgTGAGGGGTACTTTTGAAATATCAAATGTAAAATTCGAGGGGACCTGCTGACTGGAGTTACATGCGAGATggaaattttaagtaattcaatCTAATAGGAAGTATACTTAATTAGGCAAAATATTAGGATGCGTGGATCCTAAAAATGCATATAACGcgtttgaaaattaattgtgATAGTGAATGATAAAAACTTTTAAGAGAGTAAattgcaaattattttttccttcaaaaactcaaattttgagaaataaacCGTTCGTGCACATTTTGATTACCACATTCTTTTTGGGATGTTATCAGTTTAATGCTGAAATAAGTTAAAAAGTAGTGTTTCTTATCAACAATTTATGTGTTTAAACTACTTAAAATAAGATGCTTTAAgtcaaaaaatataagcaatttcatacgaatttatgcaatttatcggtaaaattataaatattaagttgttttccttaacatttcaattttagttttttttttcatttttaaattttattttccaatacTTGTGACTTTCGCTcgatcaaaaattaaatataaaatgagaaaacataaattttaatagcgtcaaattatttaaaaattccaGTATCAACTTTAGACGTgtgaatttgaataataaataaaaattattataatgaagatatattagtcaaaagttaactttaatttatttatagaaaaatcaaaacaactatttttaatttaaaaatataattcttatttcttaACAGGTtaagaagtaaaaattgacattcaaaatacattaaaacgattttctaaaataagaaGTTAAAAAGCGTTTTTAAAATTCTCACAGATATTACATCATAACACTAGAAAACAAAACTGACAGATTCCCTTTGAAGTATACAAGtctgtaaataattatgaaattcgAATTTGAATATATGAGCAAAAGtccaatttatttgttttattttatattcatattttcaaataaatattccaGTAGAAACACAATAACCACAACATCAGAGATGTGTGCTTGCTCTTGCCCCACCCCTTTATTCTACTCAGACATgataaaaaactgaaaattataCGTTATACATACGCAAACATATACCATCtaccccccctccccccatgGTCTGtattactactactattatttctgtttaattaataattctcattattgaaagaaaaaaggaaaaaggaggaCTCAGGCCGCGCTCGATCTCTTGGGCTTCTGTTCCTTCCTCATTCGATCTTCCTCcagaaattagggtttttcaTTGCCCCCACCACTCCTCTTTCGCTCCAAATTCTTCTGGAGCTTTTCGTTTGATCTGGAGCTGTCTTCTATCTCTGTATTCCTTGTATTGATTCAGATTTTAGGGTTTACAGATCTGTTCAGCTTCGTCCACCTCCCCCTTGCTCGCGTCTCCGTCGCTCCCTGCCGATACACACCACCGCTGTGCCTCTGTGTGCTCGCGCCTAGGCAATATGTTTTGGAAGCTCACAGCTCTTTCTGCGTCTTCTCCTGTAAGTCAACAGAACGAATGTTTGGCGTTTCGTTTTTGGTTGAGAGTTTGGATTCTTAGGTCTGAATTGCGTGGTTCATGAAGTGGTTTTGGGTTGAATtaagtttctttcttttttttttttggttggttTGGAATTTTGCGCTGAGTTTCGTTTACTTTGCTATTGGAGTGGCAATGgatagttttatatatttaacaaattttgcaGTTAAGGAATGTGATTCGTTTATTTGTTGATGATGGAAACTTAGGATCTTTGGTTTTTTTCTGTTTGCATTTTCACGTAATTCTCTTCCTACattttttgcattaattgaACTTTGCCAGTGATTGGTCggagtttgatgtaatgtcgTAAATCTCTGGCTGTCGTCCTTCCATAGGTCTGTTATTTGAGAAGACATTGATAAAATTCCTGGATCTCTTTATCTTCTAAACTATTAATATGCATTgcctcaatttttttcccaGTTGGATGCAAGTTTAAGTAGTTTAGGATCACCCAATTTATAACTCACCACCTTCTATACAAACAGGTGCATGGACATTAGATTATGAGGGCATTTACTTTGTCATCTGAATGTTATGCTCTTAGCGATTTGTTACTTTCTTAGTGGGACCCTTTTGCTTGGAATCTACTCTCTTTTCTATGTTATGTGATGGTTGGGTCGCATGATCTTTTGAAGTTTAAATTAGTAGACCTGCAGAAACTGCCCTTTTGTTAAGTAGGTTGCGTGGTACTGTCAGAGGACCGTATGCTTTGAATTCCAACTGGTGACTTGTTTGAAGTGGACAAGTGTATCTCTTTAGATCCCTCTTCATAGTCTTCAAACCTGTTCTGGTTATAGATCCCATATAGCCTGGTAGATGCTTGCTGGGACAATTATACTCACAGTTTCAGCGATACCAACTACAAAACAGTAACATTGAAATTGATAATGCACCACCTTACCAAATAACTAGTAAAGGAAAGTTCTCTTCTGTAATTCTGAAATATCTGGAAATatgttcaataaatatatgatgatcATCTGGATGCTTAGAATTGAAACTTTTGCTATCTTATGTTAAGAAGTTAAAAAGAACTGGAAGAAACCAGATGGCCCAGAAAATGGTTCATATCAGATATCTGGAATGGGAGActggtttttcttttcatcagAAGCAGTATAGGAAACAGATATCTAACTCTTCCAGTTGTCGAATGAATGGCTTTGCCTTGTATAAATTGTGTTTGAGTATTAGGACCAACATAGAAGAGATTGAACCCAACTCTCCTCCGTTAGTGTACTGAATATAGTAGTTCTGTTTGGAAAAGTGATCCTTTGAATTAGTAAAGATGGAAACATCAATTTGATATTCAGTTTAAGTAAGAGCAATCATTTCATATAAAGAATGAATAATAACactatatttattagatgattTGAGTTGCAAagaatgagcaaattattcactgctaattaattaataatttcgaATTTTGACTCTTTGCTGTTATTTGTTGTTGGAAAAGGATAATATGATAAAGAAGATTAGAGCAGCGACATATTGTTGAAGAAAGCTTTAGGATACTTCTAGTAACAATATAATCTTAACTGCTTTGAATATAAACTCCCCCCTCACCTGGTCTTGATGGCCCGACTTGTGCAACTTTATATAGGTTGTTGGTTATTAGTCTTCAAACCTGAcatcttttgtaattatgcttTGGAAAAAATGATCAAGATTGGTTATTTCTTAAGGTCTTCTTATCAAGCACTTGAGCCTTGCTTTATGAGAAGGTAGCAACAAGACCACTCCATAGATTATCAAGTGTATTTTCGTCTCAACTTATTGGCTTGAAAGATTGAAAGTTAAACTCAAGCTTGCTGAGCTTACTTGCTAAATATGCTCTTATTCTTTGTTAACATCTGTTTAGTAACTTGCCTTCTTTGTCTTTCTTCCTTATTAGTGTCCTGATGTCTATATTATGTTGCTTCAGGTCGAGAGTGTGCTagacaaagaaaattttacactGGAAGAGCTTTTGGATGAAGAGGAGATAATTCAAGAGTGCAAAGCATTAAACAGTCGCCTCATAAATTTGTATGCCCTTCCTCACTTCCTCATTGTGTACCATAAATAACTTAAAGTTATGTGCCAGTTATCTTTCCTTGAGGAAATCCTGAAATGATAATAATGCTTTTAACTTTAATGCTAATTGGTTTCAGTTTGAGAGATAGAGCTCAGGTTGAGCAGCTGctgaaatatattattgaggAGCCCCTAGAGGATGCAGATAGCAAACGGACCTTCAAGTAGGTCAATATAGTTTTTGAGAAAAAGCTTTGGTCCAATAGTCTATAATCTATATCCAATTTTTGTTaggtttattttcatttgtggCTCAAACTTTTGTTTAACAATGTAGGTATCCTTTTGTTGCCTGTGAAATTTTTACCTGTGAAATTGATGTCATCTTGAAGACTTTGGTGGAGGATGAGGAGGTTAGATCATCATATGGGACATTTGACGAAATACATTTAACTGACAAATTTAGTGGTCGCTTCAATTGATAGATCAATCAAAtccttttatgtttttgcagCTTATGGATTTactcttctcttttttggAAGCAAACCATGCTCATAGTGCACTGTTGGCTGGTTATTTTAGTAAGGTGTGATTGATTGCTTAATAAGCTTCGGGAGTATTTCCTACTCAAAGCTG includes the following:
- the LOC105170722 gene encoding CASP-like protein 5A2, giving the protein MNVSQGAVHPVEAPPLQTDGAPNVPLPRVRMKDLQGMPGTVGGLVLRVSQFLFAIVALSVMATTSDFPSVTAFCYLVAAAGLQSLWSLVLAILDAYALLVGRRLQNPRVVSLFAVGDGVTSTLTFAAACASAGITVLIGNDLGACGKNHCTEFETATAMAFLSWFAALPSFLLNFWSLASR